GTGGTCAAGGGCGATGGCGACGACGAGGTGTACCGCGGTCTCGTCTCCCGCGACGATCTGATCGAGAAACCCAACGAGGACCAACTCGCGCTGTTGATGCGCGAGACGCCGACGGTGACGCCGGAGACGAACCTCCGCGACGCCGCGCAGGTGATGATCGGCGGGACGCGCCGGATCCCCGTCGTCGAGGCGGACGACGGCGACCGCCTCGTCGGCATCGTCACCGTCACCGACATCGTCGACGCCATCGCCCGCGAGGAGGTCACCACGGACGCGACCTGTGGCGACGTGGCCGGCACCGACATCAACACCGTGTACGCCGGCGCCCCGCTGACGGTCGCCGAGCGCGAACTGTTCTTCGCCAACGTGCCGTACGGCGTCGTCCTCGACGACGACGGCGACGTGGCTGGCATGCTCACCGAGGTCGACGTGCTCGACGTGGCCCGCGTCGTCGAGGGCGAAGACGACACCGGCGACTCCATCGCCGGCCAGGACGACGAGTGGAAGTGGGAGGGCATCAAGGCCGTCGGCAGCGCCTACGTCCCGACGCGTAACGTCGAGATCCCCGCCGAACCCGTCTCGGAGTTCATGACCGCGGACGTACTCACCGTCTCCCGGACGCGCAGCGTCGTCGAGGCCGCACAGGAGATGATCACCGAGGACATCGAGCAGATCCCGATGCTCGCGGGCGGCGAACTCGTCGGCATCGTGCGCGACGTCCACCTGCTGGAGGCACTGTAGGATGGCCGAACAGGAGGACGTGATCGAACTGGCGAAGCGCCGGGGCTTCTTCTTCGGCGCCAACGGCGCCTACGGTGGCGTCGCCGGTTTCTACACGTACGGCCCGAACGGCGCCGCGGTGAAGGACAACCTCGAGTCCGCCTGGCGCGACCGCTTCACCGTCCGCCAGGGCAACATGGAGATCGAGGCGCCCACCATCATGCCCGAGGCCGTCTTCGAGGCGTCGGGCCACCTCGACGGCTTCGACGACATGCTCGTCGAGTGCCCCGAGTGCGGCGAGTCCCACCGCGCCGACCACCTCATCGAGGACAACACCGGCATCGAGGAAGCCGAGTCGCTCCCAATCGCCGAGGTCGAGGAACTGATCCGCGAACACGACCTGCGCTGTCCGTCGTGCGACGCCGAACTCGCCGGCGAACCGGTCGAGGACTTCAACCTCATGTTCGAGACGAGCATCGGCCCCGGCTCGGGTCAGCCCGGCTACATGCGCCCGGAGACGGCGCAGGGCATCTTCGTCGAGTTCCCGCGCCTCAAGGAGTACGCGCGCAACCGCCTCCCGTTCGGCGTCACCCAGATCGGTCCCGCCTACCGCAACGAGATCAGCCCGCGCAAGGGCATCATCCGCGTGCGCGAGTTCACGCAGGCGGAGTTGGAGACGTTCATCGACCCCGAGGAGGACGAACCGCCGCTCCACGAGGTCGAGGACGTCGAGGTCACCCTCTATCCGGCAGACGAACAGGAGGCCGACGACGGCGAGGCGTACACGACGACCGTCGGCGAGGCCGTCGACGAGGGCGTCATCGGCTCCGACTGGGTCGGCTACTACCTCGGCGTCGCGCAGGGCTGGTACGAGCGCGTCGGCGTCGACATGGACCGGTTCCGCTTCCGCCAGCACCTCCCCGGCGAACTCGCCCACTACGCGGCGGACTGCTGGGACGCCGAGAGCGAGGTCGGTGGCGACTGGATCGAGATTACCGGCTTCGCGTACCGCTCTGACTACGACCTCACGAAGCACGCCGAGCACTCCGGCGAGTCGTTCACCGTGTTCAAGCAGTACGACGAGCCGAAGACCGTCGAGCGCGCGGCGGTCGACCCCGACATGGCGACGCTCGGCCCCGAGTTCGGCGGCGACGCCGGCGCGGTCGCCGAGGCGCTCCAGACGCTCGCCGAGCGCGACCCCGACGCCTTCGACGCCGACGAGGTGACCGTCGAGGTCGACGGCGAGTCGTACAGCGTCGACACGGACGTGGCGAACTTCTCCGTCGAGACGGTGACCGAGAACGGCGAGCACATCACCCCGCACGTCGTCGAACCGTCGTTCGGTGTCGACCGCATCGTGTACACCGTCATCGAGCACGCCTACCGCGTCGACGAGGTCGACGGCGAGGAGCGCACCTACCTCGCGCTCGACCCGGAGATGGCCGCGACCGACGCCGCCGTCTTCCCGCTCGTCTCCAACGACGACCGCCTGCTCGACCTCGCGGACGAGGTGACGGGCGACCTCCGGAAGGCCGGGCTCGCCGTCGAGTACGACGACTCCGGCTCCATCGGTCGGCGCTACCGCCGGCAGGACGAGGTCGGCACGCCGTTCTGTCTCACCGTCGACCGCGACGGCATCGAGGGCGACGGCCCCGACACCGTCACGGTGCGCGAGCGCGACTCCGCCCGGCAGGTCCGGGTTCCCGTGAGCGAGGTCGCCGACGAGATCGCCGCCCTCCTCGACCCCGAGACGGAGCGCGCGTTCGACGCGCTGGCGGCGGCGTACGACGAGATCGCGACCGACGTCGAAACCGCCTGAGCGGGGATGGGGGAACTCAAACGGCGGGCGGTGCACGCCTCGGGGACGGGCTTCCCCGCCATCTACCTGCTCGGCCTCGTGACGTGGCGCCAACTGCAGGCGCTGTTGCTGGTGGCGACCGCCGCCGTGTTCGTGTTGGAGTTCCTCCGCCTCGTCGTCGAGGTGGAGTGGGGCCCGCTGACTCGCGTGTACGACGAGTTGACGCGCGAGTACGAGGCCGACAACGTCGCCGGCTACGCGCTGTTCATGGTCGGCGCGACGGTCGCGGCGCTGGCGTTCGCGCCGCCGTACGGGCCCGACGCAGTCGCGTTCGAACCGCCGCTGGCGGTGCCGGCGATCCTGATGCTGTCTATCGGCGACCCCGTCTCTGGGTACCTCGGGAGCAACGACGCGACGACGGCCAAGGAGGTGGGCGTGCTCGCGGTGATGTTCCTCGTCTGCTTCGCGCTGGCGGTGCCGTTCACCCTCGCGCACGCGGGGACCGTCGTCGGCGTCCTCGCCGCGGTCGCCGGTGCGCTCGGGGCGACCGTCGCCGACGGCCTGAAGCCGGTGATCCGCGGCTACGTCGTCGACGACAACCTCACCATCTCCCCGACCGCGGGCGCCGCGATGACGGCGGTGTTCGTGCTGCTGTCGTAACTCGCGCCCGACGAGTGGGTCGCCGCCTCCCTCACCGCAACACGATCAGGTACGTCACCAAGA
The DNA window shown above is from Halobaculum marinum and carries:
- a CDS encoding CBS domain-containing protein, with the translated sequence MNVADAMTPRADLVTASLPGGRDDVLAYLQEYRFSSVPVVKGDGDDEVYRGLVSRDDLIEKPNEDQLALLMRETPTVTPETNLRDAAQVMIGGTRRIPVVEADDGDRLVGIVTVTDIVDAIAREEVTTDATCGDVAGTDINTVYAGAPLTVAERELFFANVPYGVVLDDDGDVAGMLTEVDVLDVARVVEGEDDTGDSIAGQDDEWKWEGIKAVGSAYVPTRNVEIPAEPVSEFMTADVLTVSRTRSVVEAAQEMITEDIEQIPMLAGGELVGIVRDVHLLEAL
- the glyS gene encoding glycine--tRNA ligase — its product is MAEQEDVIELAKRRGFFFGANGAYGGVAGFYTYGPNGAAVKDNLESAWRDRFTVRQGNMEIEAPTIMPEAVFEASGHLDGFDDMLVECPECGESHRADHLIEDNTGIEEAESLPIAEVEELIREHDLRCPSCDAELAGEPVEDFNLMFETSIGPGSGQPGYMRPETAQGIFVEFPRLKEYARNRLPFGVTQIGPAYRNEISPRKGIIRVREFTQAELETFIDPEEDEPPLHEVEDVEVTLYPADEQEADDGEAYTTTVGEAVDEGVIGSDWVGYYLGVAQGWYERVGVDMDRFRFRQHLPGELAHYAADCWDAESEVGGDWIEITGFAYRSDYDLTKHAEHSGESFTVFKQYDEPKTVERAAVDPDMATLGPEFGGDAGAVAEALQTLAERDPDAFDADEVTVEVDGESYSVDTDVANFSVETVTENGEHITPHVVEPSFGVDRIVYTVIEHAYRVDEVDGEERTYLALDPEMAATDAAVFPLVSNDDRLLDLADEVTGDLRKAGLAVEYDDSGSIGRRYRRQDEVGTPFCLTVDRDGIEGDGPDTVTVRERDSARQVRVPVSEVADEIAALLDPETERAFDALAAAYDEIATDVETA
- a CDS encoding dolichol kinase, translated to MGELKRRAVHASGTGFPAIYLLGLVTWRQLQALLLVATAAVFVLEFLRLVVEVEWGPLTRVYDELTREYEADNVAGYALFMVGATVAALAFAPPYGPDAVAFEPPLAVPAILMLSIGDPVSGYLGSNDATTAKEVGVLAVMFLVCFALAVPFTLAHAGTVVGVLAAVAGALGATVADGLKPVIRGYVVDDNLTISPTAGAAMTAVFVLLS